From Chaetodon trifascialis isolate fChaTrf1 chromosome 1, fChaTrf1.hap1, whole genome shotgun sequence, one genomic window encodes:
- the pcdh20 gene encoding protocadherin-20 — protein sequence MFSSRHTSLSKTGGIWGLCIILLYTSPLSCFANFSQAKELIYKIKEGLPRGTFIGAIGVDLNLDFTVVPPFLFSLTQKKVSEQYVNLNNTTGELYTSAAEIDRETLCPDNSEGQGCILSLDVFVLPQQYFQLVKVKIFIEDVNDNRPKFPVDEICMSIPENTPINVRYAVEQSAVDPDLGLYGVQTYWLVNDFGMFTLDVEENEGGELTPFLIVTEALDRETQAEYITDIIAEDGGTPPLLGAATLKIVITDVNDNCPKFTESQINVTLHGNTTKGAHLARLHAFDPDLGANAQISYAYSERVPRDTRSLFHLDRITGVIKLAGKIDTGTATFYKLTILANGPGCIPAVATITVNIIKVVTGPPAVIPRYIAPEKDGVVTVKESEPAFSPIAFFTVKNIDMNQRVDCHLEGTGPFRLGPYQMFKNEYLLETTEPLDYEKTQEYELIVVAKNTRELVIKTFLKVQVLDENDNAPVFQQPLVKVSVEENNSPNTFLTQLQATDQDSDSRGEVIYLLGGDAPGFFAVDRMTGVLTVTTSLDREEKETYRFIVRAVDQGTPRRESIATVVVTVQDRNDNSPRFINKDFTFFVPENFPGYGEIGVLSVTDADAGENGWVALSILNGSDIFMIDTGRGALRAKTSLDREQQGTYQLWIEATDGGEPALSCIAMVTVLLLDVNDNPPIVLFPQSNQSYMLVLPSTLPGTSITEVYAVDKDTGMNAVIAYSIIKRKGGEPGSFAIDPETGNITLKRELSNRGLYSLLVKVSDHGQPEPLYSTVMVNFFVNETVSNESYIQSLLTREADIEVEERPWYIGQMREGPERYELFPCQPVLIALSVTSLGLFFLVVTLTSYICCKRFKKHRKKRSEVEIPLKMKNDSMQVVNRKLRQISNI from the exons atgttcagcagcagacacaccagCCTTAGCAAAACAGGAGGAATATGG GGATTGTGCATCATCTTGCTTTACACCAGCCCTCTTTCCTGTTTTGCAAATTTCAGCCAAGCAAAAGAGCTCATCTATAAGATAAAGGAGGGATTACCCAGGGGGACCTTCATAGGGGCCATTGGAGTAGACTTAAATTTGGATTTCACTGTTGTGCCCCCCTTTTTATTCAGTCTCACTCAAAAGAAGGTCAGTGAACAGTATGTGAACCTGAATAACACGACCGGGGAGCTTTACACATCTGCTGCAGAGATTGACAGGGAGACTCTCTGTCCTGATAACTCAGAGGGTCAGGGATGTATCCTTTCActggatgtgtttgttttgcctcaGCAGTACTTTCAGCTCGTCAAAGTAAAGATCTTTATTGAggatgtgaatgacaacagGCCAAAGTTCCCTGTGGATGAGATCTGCATGTCAATCCCAGAGAACACACCCATCAATGTGCGTTATGCAGTGGAGCAGTCTGCAGTTGACCCAGACCTGGGTCTCTATGGAGTGCAGACTTACTGGCTTGTTAATGACTTTGGCATGTTCACGCTGGATGTTGAGGAGAATGAGGGGGGTGAGCTGACCCCCTTCCTCATTGTGACAGAGGCTTTGGACAGAGAGACCCAGGCTGAATACATTACCGATATCATTGCAGAGGATGGTGGGACCCCTCCCCTACTCGGCGCAGCTACTTTAAAAATTGTCATCACAGATGTCAACGATAACTGCCCCAAATTCACAGAGTCACAAATTAATGTTACTCTGCATGGGAATACCACCAAAGGGGCACATTTGGCACGTCTGCATGCTTTTGACCCTGACCTTGGTGCTAATGCTCAGATCAGCTATGCTTACAGTGAACGTGTGCCAAGGGACACCAGGAGCTTGTTCCATTTGGACAGAATCACAGGGGTGATCAAGCTAGCGGGGAAAATAGACACTGGCACAGCCACATTTTACAAACTCACTATTCTGGCCAATGGACCTGGTTGTATCCCTGCTGTTGCCACCATTACTGTCAATATAATCAAAGTTGTTACAGGACCCCCTGCTGTCATACCCCGGTACATTGCACCAGAAAAGGATGGGGTGGTGACGGTAAAGGAGTCTGAGCCAGCATTTTCTCCAATAGCTTTTTTCACAGTCAAAAACATTGATATGAACCAAAGGGTGGACTGCCATTTGGAAGGGACTGGTCCCTTCAGGCTTGGCCCCTATCAGATGTTCAAAAACGAATACCTGCTGGAGACTACAGAGCCCTTGGACTATGAGAAGACACAGGAGTATGAGCTAATTGTGGTTGCTAAGAATACTCGAGAGCTTGTCATCAAGACCTTCCTCAAGGTGCAGGTATTGGATGAGAATGATAACGCACCTGTGTTTCAACAGCCTTTGGTGAAAGTATCTGTAGAGGAGAACAATTCACCAAATACCTTTCTGACCCAGCTCCAAGCCACAGAccaggacagtgacagcagaggggaAGTCATTTACCTCCTTGGAGGTGACGCCCCTGGGTTTTTTGCAGTGGATCGCATGACAGGCGTCCTGACAGTGACCACCTCGCTAGACCgtgaggagaaagagacatATCGGTTCATCGTGAGAGCGGTGGACCAGGGGACGCCCAGGAGGGAGTCGATTGCAACTGTGGTGGTGACTGTGCAAGACCGCAATGACAACAGTCCACGCTTCATCAATAAGGACTTCACGTTCTTTGTGCCTGAGAACTTCCCAGGGTACGGTGAGATCGGGGTCCTCTCTGTGACAGATGCTGATGCCGGGGAAAATGGTTGGGTGGCCCTTTCCATCCTCAACGGCAGCGACATCTTCATGATAGACACAGGCCGAGGGGCGCTGAGGGCCAAGACATCACTGGACCGTGAGCAACAAGGGACATATCAGCTGTGGATTGAGGCCACTGATGGTGGGGAGCCTGCGCTTTCCTGTATTGCCATGGTGACCGTGCTGTTGTTGGATGTAAATGACAATCCACCTATTGTTCTCTTCCCTCAGTCCAATCAGTCTTACATGTTAGTCCTACCCAGTACACTACCAGGAACATCTATCACAGAGGTCTACGCTGTGGATAAAGATACAGGCATGAATGCTGTGATTGCCTATAGTATCATTAAGAGGAAAGGTGGTGAGCCCGGGTCATTTGCCATTGACCCAGAAACAGGAAATATCACATTAAAGAGGGAGCTCAGCAACCGGGGCCTCTACAGCCTTCTGGTGAAGGTCAGTGATCACGGCCAGCCTGAACCGCTTTACTCAACAGTTATGGTCAACTTCTTTGTCAATGAAACAGTGAGCAATGAGAGCTACATCCAGAGTCTGCTGACCAGAGAGGCTGACATTGAGGTAGAGGAGAGGCCCTGGTACATTGGCCAGATGAGAGAGGGGCCTGAGAGGTATGAGTTATTCCCCTGTCAGCCTGTCCTCATTGCTCTTTCAGTTACTAGTCTGGGGCTGTTCTTCTTGGTTGTTACACTGACATCTTACATATGCTGTAAGAGATTCAAaaagcacagaaagaaaagatcTGAGGTGGAGATACCTTTAAAAATGAAGAATGACTCAATGCAGGTTGTGAACAGGAAGCTCAGGCAGATTTCAAACATCTGA